In a genomic window of Rhododendron vialii isolate Sample 1 chromosome 12a, ASM3025357v1:
- the LOC131311628 gene encoding OVARIAN TUMOR DOMAIN-containing deubiquitinating enzyme 4-like isoform X5, giving the protein MRRVSFRRYGIMPKPDRSLGIPGDGRCLFRSVVHGASLRAGKPCPSESLQKELADELRTKVADEFIKRRTDTEWVPITVYMWDNKSSFLKVIAEYGQDYGKGNPIRVLYHGYGHYDALQSPGTSQSLLYKKR; this is encoded by the exons ATGCGTCGTGTTTCTTTTCGCCGCTACGGTATCATGCCCAAGCCCGATCGTTCGCTCG GCATACCAGGAGATGGAAGATGCTTGTTCCGGTCTGTGGTCCATGGTGCTTCTCTGAGAGCAGGAAAGCCATGCCCTAGTGAGAGCCTTCAAAAAGAACTTGCTGACGAGCTTAGAACTAAA GTTGCTGATGAATTCATCAAGAGGCGGACAGATACTGAATG GGTTCCCATCACAGTGTACATGTGGGATAACAAGTCTAGCTTTCTTAAGGTTATAGCGGAATATGGTCAAGATTATGGCAAAGGAAACCCAATTCGGGTTCTTTATCATGGGTACGGACACTATGATGCATTACAGAGTCCTGGCACTTCACAGTCCCTGTT GTACAAGAAAAGATGA
- the LOC131311628 gene encoding OVARIAN TUMOR DOMAIN-containing deubiquitinating enzyme 4-like isoform X2, which produces MRRVSFRRYGIMPKPDRSLGIPGDGRCLFRSVVHGASLRAGKPCPSESLQKELADELRTKVADEFIKRRTDTEWFVEGDFDTYVTQMRQPHTWGGEPELLMSSHVLQVPITVYMWDNKSSFLKVIAEYGQDYGKGNPIRVLYHGYGHYDALQSPGTSQSLLYKKR; this is translated from the exons ATGCGTCGTGTTTCTTTTCGCCGCTACGGTATCATGCCCAAGCCCGATCGTTCGCTCG GCATACCAGGAGATGGAAGATGCTTGTTCCGGTCTGTGGTCCATGGTGCTTCTCTGAGAGCAGGAAAGCCATGCCCTAGTGAGAGCCTTCAAAAAGAACTTGCTGACGAGCTTAGAACTAAA GTTGCTGATGAATTCATCAAGAGGCGGACAGATACTGAATG GTTCGTTGAAGGTGATTTTGACACGTATGTAACGCAGATGCGGCAACCCCACACTTGGGGAGGGGAACCTGAGCTGCTCATGTCCTCTCATGTCCTACA GGTTCCCATCACAGTGTACATGTGGGATAACAAGTCTAGCTTTCTTAAGGTTATAGCGGAATATGGTCAAGATTATGGCAAAGGAAACCCAATTCGGGTTCTTTATCATGGGTACGGACACTATGATGCATTACAGAGTCCTGGCACTTCACAGTCCCTGTT GTACAAGAAAAGATGA
- the LOC131311628 gene encoding OVARIAN TUMOR DOMAIN-containing deubiquitinating enzyme 4-like isoform X4: MRRVSFRRYGIMPKPDRSLGNDLRQIRIPGDGRCLFRSVVHGASLRAGKPCPSESLQKELADELRTKVADEFIKRRTDTEWVPITVYMWDNKSSFLKVIAEYGQDYGKGNPIRVLYHGYGHYDALQSPGTSQSLLYKKR, translated from the exons ATGCGTCGTGTTTCTTTTCGCCGCTACGGTATCATGCCCAAGCCCGATCGTTCGCTCGGTAACGATCTTCGTCAAATTC GCATACCAGGAGATGGAAGATGCTTGTTCCGGTCTGTGGTCCATGGTGCTTCTCTGAGAGCAGGAAAGCCATGCCCTAGTGAGAGCCTTCAAAAAGAACTTGCTGACGAGCTTAGAACTAAA GTTGCTGATGAATTCATCAAGAGGCGGACAGATACTGAATG GGTTCCCATCACAGTGTACATGTGGGATAACAAGTCTAGCTTTCTTAAGGTTATAGCGGAATATGGTCAAGATTATGGCAAAGGAAACCCAATTCGGGTTCTTTATCATGGGTACGGACACTATGATGCATTACAGAGTCCTGGCACTTCACAGTCCCTGTT GTACAAGAAAAGATGA
- the LOC131311628 gene encoding OVARIAN TUMOR DOMAIN-containing deubiquitinating enzyme 4-like isoform X1 has protein sequence MRRVSFRRYGIMPKPDRSLGNDLRQIRIPGDGRCLFRSVVHGASLRAGKPCPSESLQKELADELRTKVADEFIKRRTDTEWFVEGDFDTYVTQMRQPHTWGGEPELLMSSHVLQVPITVYMWDNKSSFLKVIAEYGQDYGKGNPIRVLYHGYGHYDALQSPGTSQSLLYKKR, from the exons ATGCGTCGTGTTTCTTTTCGCCGCTACGGTATCATGCCCAAGCCCGATCGTTCGCTCGGTAACGATCTTCGTCAAATTC GCATACCAGGAGATGGAAGATGCTTGTTCCGGTCTGTGGTCCATGGTGCTTCTCTGAGAGCAGGAAAGCCATGCCCTAGTGAGAGCCTTCAAAAAGAACTTGCTGACGAGCTTAGAACTAAA GTTGCTGATGAATTCATCAAGAGGCGGACAGATACTGAATG GTTCGTTGAAGGTGATTTTGACACGTATGTAACGCAGATGCGGCAACCCCACACTTGGGGAGGGGAACCTGAGCTGCTCATGTCCTCTCATGTCCTACA GGTTCCCATCACAGTGTACATGTGGGATAACAAGTCTAGCTTTCTTAAGGTTATAGCGGAATATGGTCAAGATTATGGCAAAGGAAACCCAATTCGGGTTCTTTATCATGGGTACGGACACTATGATGCATTACAGAGTCCTGGCACTTCACAGTCCCTGTT GTACAAGAAAAGATGA
- the LOC131311628 gene encoding OVARIAN TUMOR DOMAIN-containing deubiquitinating enzyme 4-like isoform X3: MDLGLGIPGDGRCLFRSVVHGASLRAGKPCPSESLQKELADELRTKVADEFIKRRTDTEWFVEGDFDTYVTQMRQPHTWGGEPELLMSSHVLQVPITVYMWDNKSSFLKVIAEYGQDYGKGNPIRVLYHGYGHYDALQSPGTSQSLLYKKR, from the exons ATGGATCTGGGTTTAG GCATACCAGGAGATGGAAGATGCTTGTTCCGGTCTGTGGTCCATGGTGCTTCTCTGAGAGCAGGAAAGCCATGCCCTAGTGAGAGCCTTCAAAAAGAACTTGCTGACGAGCTTAGAACTAAA GTTGCTGATGAATTCATCAAGAGGCGGACAGATACTGAATG GTTCGTTGAAGGTGATTTTGACACGTATGTAACGCAGATGCGGCAACCCCACACTTGGGGAGGGGAACCTGAGCTGCTCATGTCCTCTCATGTCCTACA GGTTCCCATCACAGTGTACATGTGGGATAACAAGTCTAGCTTTCTTAAGGTTATAGCGGAATATGGTCAAGATTATGGCAAAGGAAACCCAATTCGGGTTCTTTATCATGGGTACGGACACTATGATGCATTACAGAGTCCTGGCACTTCACAGTCCCTGTT GTACAAGAAAAGATGA